The Aptenodytes patagonicus chromosome 15, bAptPat1.pri.cur, whole genome shotgun sequence genome has a segment encoding these proteins:
- the LOC143167688 gene encoding E1A-binding protein p400-like isoform X4, translated as MPPVPQVAQQISQEQSQQQNGPNLSSLHSSLPAPHSRNTAFLQQVQPAGCVKKHVLSVPTPVPVQQQENEILQQVTALRREGLWPLKRLPKLQEAPRHKSHHDYLLEETQWMATDFVQERRWKITTAKRLILSVARHHEDMILHKEKCKKREEKQLRTVAAFTAREIEHFWSTIKQVVDLKLQVELEERRKKVLNSQNISEKEIRDCLNKKESLQKEVVLPELLTSTVKKYTRDLADTAAVAEALLPKGSAQITTVVKSDAPSLWCGTLGEYQKTGLEWLGKLYKMNLSGILADEAGLGKTVQVFFAHLACNEGNWGPILVSRNFNVLKWEIELKYWCPALKILLYLGNPGELFKKSHHHLLLMDTLLPTALKDLWAMARFLIPGISQSYLDFTKNSRMS; from the exons ATGCCTCCTGTTCCTCAAGTGGCTCAACAGATTAGCCAGGAGCAAAGCCAACAGCAAAATGGACCAAACTTGTCAAGTTTGCATAGTTCCTTACCTGCTCCACACAGCAGGAACACAGCTTTTCTTCAGCAAGTACAACCAGCAGGCTGTGTTAAGAAGCACGTGCTTTCGGTCCCAACTCCAGTTCCTGTACAGCAACAG GAAAATGAGATTCTGCAGCAAGTAACAGCACTGAGGAGGGAAGGTTTATGGCCTCTGAAACGTCTGCCCAAACTCCAAGAGGCCCCACGGCACAAATCACACCATGACTATCTTTTGGAAGAAACGCAGTGGATGGCAACTGATTTTGTTCAAGAAAGAAGGTGGAAGATAACAACTGCCAAGAGA CTGATTTTAAGTGTGGCTCGTCATCACGAGGATATGATACTTCATaaggaaaaatgcaagaaaagagaagagaagcaacTGAGGACTGTTGCTGCTTTTACTGCTAGAGAAATTGAACATTTCTGGTCCACCATTAAACAG GTGGTAGATTTAAAACTGCAAGTAGAGttagaagagaggaggaagaaagtatTAAACTCACAGAACATCTCAGAAAAAG AAATAAGAGACTGCTTGAATAAGAAAGAGAGCCTTCAGAAGGAAGTGGTGCTTCCAGAACTTCTCACATCTACTGTAAAGAAATACACGAGAGATTTAGCAGACACCGCTGCTGTTGCGGAAGCGTTGTTACCCAAAGGCAGTGCTCAAATCACAACAGTAGTAAAAAGTGATGCTCCGTCTTTATGGTGCGGCACTCTTGGAGAGTATCAGAAGACTGGACTAGAGTGGTTGGGAAAGCTGTATAAGATGAACCTCAGTGGCATTCTGGCTGATGAAGCTGGACTTGGAAAAACAGTGCAAGTTTTTTTTGCACACCTGGCATGTAATGAAG GTAACTGGGGTCCTATTCTTGTTTCACGAAACTTTAATGTGCTGAAGTGGGAGATTGAACTGAAATACTGGTGTCCTGCTTTGAAAATTCTTCTGTATCTTGGGAACCCaggagaactttttaaaaaaag TCATCATCATTTACTCTTGATGGATACGCTTCTGCCTACTGCCTTAAAGGATCTGTGGGCCATGGCCCGTTTCCTGATTCCAGGGATTTCCCAGTCCTATCTGGATTTTACGAAG aacTCAAGAATGTCTTAG
- the PUS1 gene encoding pseudouridylate synthase 1 homolog isoform X2 has product MAEDLRAAVASQTKRRNGSSEVAERLEENGHPNKRLRRDADEEDAEERNKKSPKRKIVLLMAYSGKGYHGMQRNVGSSQFKTIEDDLVSALVQSGCIPENHGEDMKKMSFQRCARTDKGVSAAGQIVSLKVRLIDDILEKINNHLPSHIRILGLKRVTGGFNSKNKCDARTYSYMLPTFAFAHKDHDVQEEVYRLDRETLEKVNKLLACYKGTHNFHNFTSQKGPRDPSAKRYIMEMYCGEPFVREDIEFAVIKVKGQSFMMHQIRKMIGLVIAIVKGYAAESIIELSWGEEKVDVPKAPGLGLVLERVHFEKYNRRFGNDGLHEPLEWTEEEEKIAVFKEQYIYPTIINTEREEKSMVNWLNTLSIHDFNSSVVGMQANNKNSKNSSDLEGSDGCADDSD; this is encoded by the exons ATGGCTGAGGATTTGAGAGCAGCGGTTGCCAGCCAGACGAAGAGACGGAACGGCAGCAGTGAGGTGGCTGAAAGGCTAGAAGAAAATGGGCATCCAAATAAAAGGCTGAGGAGAGATGCGGATGAGGAAGATGCGGAGGAGCGGAATAAAAAGTCGCCCAAAAGGAAGATTGTGTTGTTGATGGCATATTCGGGGAAAGGCTACCATGGGATGCAA AGAAACGTGGGATCCTCACAGTTCAAGACAATTGAAGATGACTTAGTGTCTGCCCTTGTTCAGTCAGGCTGCATCCCAGAAAACCATGGGGAAGATatgaagaaaatgtcttttcagcGGTGTGCTCGAACGGATAAG GGTGTGTCTGCAGCTGGACAGATTGTGTCGCTAAAGGTCAGGCTAATAGATGACATCTTAGAAAAGATCAATAACCATCTTCCTTCTCACATCAGAATTCTGG gTCTGAAGAGAGTCACTGGGGGATTCAACTCCAAGAACAAATGTGATGCCAGAACCTACTCTTACATGCTGCCAACATTTGCCTTTGCCCATAAAGACCACGATGTGCAAGAAGAGGTTTATCGACTGGACAGAGAGACCCTTGAAAAAGTCAATAAACTGCTTGCGTGCTATAAAGGAACGCACAACTTCCACAACTTCACATCTCAGAAGGGACCCAGGGACCCCAGTGCCAAGCGGTACATAATGGAGATGTACTGTGGAGAGCCATTCGTGAGGGAAGACATAGAATTTGCAGTGATCAAAGTGAAAGGTCAGAGTTTCATGATGCACCAAATAAGGAAGATGATTGGGCTGGTGATAGCTATTGTGAAAGGTTATGCTGCCGAGTCTATCATAGAgctcagctggggagaggagaaagtAGATGTCCCCAAAGCTCCAGGACTTGGGCTGGTCTTGGAAAGAGTACACTTTGAAAAATACAACAGACGTTTTGGAAATGACGGGCTGCATGAGCCACTGGAgtggacagaggaggaggagaagattgcTGTTTTCAAAGAGCAGTACATCTATCCTACCATTATCAAcacagaaagggaagagaaatccaTGGTGAACTGGCTAAACACCCTCTCCATTCATGACTTCAACTCTTCGGTTGTTGGGATGCAAGCTAACAACAAAAATTCAAAG AACAGCAGCGATCTCGAAGGCAGTGATGGTTGTGCTGATGATTCCGACTGa
- the LOC143167688 gene encoding E1A-binding protein p400-like isoform X1, giving the protein MPPVPQVAQQISQEQSQQQNGPNLSSLHSSLPAPHSRNTAFLQQVQPAGCVKKHVLSVPTPVPVQQQENEILQQVTALRREGLWPLKRLPKLQEAPRHKSHHDYLLEETQWMATDFVQERRWKITTAKRLILSVARHHEDMILHKEKCKKREEKQLRTVAAFTAREIEHFWSTIKQVVDLKLQVELEERRKKVLNSQNISEKEIRDCLNKKESLQKEVVLPELLTSTVKKYTRDLADTAAVAEALLPKGSAQITTVVKSDAPSLWCGTLGEYQKTGLEWLGKLYKMNLSGILADEAGLGKTVQVFFAHLACNEGNWGPILVSRNFNVLKWEIELKYWCPALKILLYLGNPGELFKKSHHHLLLMDTLLPTALKDLWAMARFLIPGISQSYLDFTKGAIEEKRQLKEHLDRIHFGNERRCSRPPLYGRDLLEICSWIGERKISQHCSARTNKWCWAGFANCLPYSSTSEVLKNPLQELILTVKQQGIALKDVVTRQDGSSGCLASEAESKRTSCVGFDADDSSA; this is encoded by the exons ATGCCTCCTGTTCCTCAAGTGGCTCAACAGATTAGCCAGGAGCAAAGCCAACAGCAAAATGGACCAAACTTGTCAAGTTTGCATAGTTCCTTACCTGCTCCACACAGCAGGAACACAGCTTTTCTTCAGCAAGTACAACCAGCAGGCTGTGTTAAGAAGCACGTGCTTTCGGTCCCAACTCCAGTTCCTGTACAGCAACAG GAAAATGAGATTCTGCAGCAAGTAACAGCACTGAGGAGGGAAGGTTTATGGCCTCTGAAACGTCTGCCCAAACTCCAAGAGGCCCCACGGCACAAATCACACCATGACTATCTTTTGGAAGAAACGCAGTGGATGGCAACTGATTTTGTTCAAGAAAGAAGGTGGAAGATAACAACTGCCAAGAGA CTGATTTTAAGTGTGGCTCGTCATCACGAGGATATGATACTTCATaaggaaaaatgcaagaaaagagaagagaagcaacTGAGGACTGTTGCTGCTTTTACTGCTAGAGAAATTGAACATTTCTGGTCCACCATTAAACAG GTGGTAGATTTAAAACTGCAAGTAGAGttagaagagaggaggaagaaagtatTAAACTCACAGAACATCTCAGAAAAAG AAATAAGAGACTGCTTGAATAAGAAAGAGAGCCTTCAGAAGGAAGTGGTGCTTCCAGAACTTCTCACATCTACTGTAAAGAAATACACGAGAGATTTAGCAGACACCGCTGCTGTTGCGGAAGCGTTGTTACCCAAAGGCAGTGCTCAAATCACAACAGTAGTAAAAAGTGATGCTCCGTCTTTATGGTGCGGCACTCTTGGAGAGTATCAGAAGACTGGACTAGAGTGGTTGGGAAAGCTGTATAAGATGAACCTCAGTGGCATTCTGGCTGATGAAGCTGGACTTGGAAAAACAGTGCAAGTTTTTTTTGCACACCTGGCATGTAATGAAG GTAACTGGGGTCCTATTCTTGTTTCACGAAACTTTAATGTGCTGAAGTGGGAGATTGAACTGAAATACTGGTGTCCTGCTTTGAAAATTCTTCTGTATCTTGGGAACCCaggagaactttttaaaaaaag TCATCATCATTTACTCTTGATGGATACGCTTCTGCCTACTGCCTTAAAGGATCTGTGGGCCATGGCCCGTTTCCTGATTCCAGGGATTTCCCAGTCCTATCTGGATTTTACGAAG GGCGCcatagaagaaaaaagacaactaaaAGAACACCTGGACAGAATACATTTTGGGAATGAGCGTCGTTGTTCCAGACCCCCCCTGTATGGCAGAGACTTGTTGGAAATTTGCTCTTGGATCGgtgaaagaaaaatctctcagCATTGTTCTGCCAGGACTAACAAATGGTGCTGGGCTGGCTTTGCAAATTGCCTTCCATATTCAAGTACTTCAGAGGTTCTAAAGAATCCATTGCAAGAACTCATTCTGACAGTGAAGCAGCAAGGGATCGCCCTGAAGGATGTTGTTACGAG GCAAGATGGAAGCTCTGGCTGTCTTGCTTCAGAAGCTGAAAGCAAGAGGACATCGTGTGTTGGTTTTGACGCAGATGATTCCAGTGCTTGA
- the LOC143167688 gene encoding E1A-binding protein p400-like isoform X5, producing MPPVPQVAQQISQEQSQQQNGPNLSSLHSSLPAPHSRNTAFLQQVQPAGCVKKHVLSVPTPVPVQQQENEILQQVTALRREGLWPLKRLPKLQEAPRHKSHHDYLLEETQWMATDFVQERRWKITTAKRLILSVARHHEDMILHKEKCKKREEKQLRTVAAFTAREIEHFWSTIKQVVDLKLQVELEERRKKVLNSQNISEKEIRDCLNKKESLQKEVVLPELLTSTVKKYTRDLADTAAVAEALLPKGSAQITTVVKSDAPSLWCGTLGEYQKTGLEWLGKLYKMNLSGILADEAGLGKTVQVFFAHLACNEGNWGPILVSRNFNVLKWEIELKYWCPALKILLYLGNPGELFKKSILEE from the exons ATGCCTCCTGTTCCTCAAGTGGCTCAACAGATTAGCCAGGAGCAAAGCCAACAGCAAAATGGACCAAACTTGTCAAGTTTGCATAGTTCCTTACCTGCTCCACACAGCAGGAACACAGCTTTTCTTCAGCAAGTACAACCAGCAGGCTGTGTTAAGAAGCACGTGCTTTCGGTCCCAACTCCAGTTCCTGTACAGCAACAG GAAAATGAGATTCTGCAGCAAGTAACAGCACTGAGGAGGGAAGGTTTATGGCCTCTGAAACGTCTGCCCAAACTCCAAGAGGCCCCACGGCACAAATCACACCATGACTATCTTTTGGAAGAAACGCAGTGGATGGCAACTGATTTTGTTCAAGAAAGAAGGTGGAAGATAACAACTGCCAAGAGA CTGATTTTAAGTGTGGCTCGTCATCACGAGGATATGATACTTCATaaggaaaaatgcaagaaaagagaagagaagcaacTGAGGACTGTTGCTGCTTTTACTGCTAGAGAAATTGAACATTTCTGGTCCACCATTAAACAG GTGGTAGATTTAAAACTGCAAGTAGAGttagaagagaggaggaagaaagtatTAAACTCACAGAACATCTCAGAAAAAG AAATAAGAGACTGCTTGAATAAGAAAGAGAGCCTTCAGAAGGAAGTGGTGCTTCCAGAACTTCTCACATCTACTGTAAAGAAATACACGAGAGATTTAGCAGACACCGCTGCTGTTGCGGAAGCGTTGTTACCCAAAGGCAGTGCTCAAATCACAACAGTAGTAAAAAGTGATGCTCCGTCTTTATGGTGCGGCACTCTTGGAGAGTATCAGAAGACTGGACTAGAGTGGTTGGGAAAGCTGTATAAGATGAACCTCAGTGGCATTCTGGCTGATGAAGCTGGACTTGGAAAAACAGTGCAAGTTTTTTTTGCACACCTGGCATGTAATGAAG GTAACTGGGGTCCTATTCTTGTTTCACGAAACTTTAATGTGCTGAAGTGGGAGATTGAACTGAAATACTGGTGTCCTGCTTTGAAAATTCTTCTGTATCTTGGGAACCCaggagaactttttaaaaaaag CATACTGGAAGAATGA
- the LOC143167688 gene encoding E1A-binding protein p400-like isoform X3, which translates to MPPVPQVAQQISQEQSQQQNGPNLSSLHSSLPAPHSRNTAFLQQVQPAGCVKKHVLSVPTPVPVQQQENEILQQVTALRREGLWPLKRLPKLQEAPRHKSHHDYLLEETQWMATDFVQERRWKITTAKRLILSVARHHEDMILHKEKCKKREEKQLRTVAAFTAREIEHFWSTIKQVVDLKLQVELEERRKKVLNSQNISEKEIRDCLNKKESLQKEVVLPELLTSTVKKYTRDLADTAAVAEALLPKGSAQITTVVKSDAPSLWCGTLGEYQKTGLEWLGKLYKMNLSGILADEAGLGKTVQVFFAHLACNEGNWGPILVSRNFNVLKWEIELKYWCPALKILLYLGNPGELFKKSHHHLLLMDTLLPTALKDLWAMARFLIPGISQSYLDFTKVVQSFILRRSKIHVEKQLPRRYEQVLTCTFSNWQKSMYKDFLSKPRYIC; encoded by the exons ATGCCTCCTGTTCCTCAAGTGGCTCAACAGATTAGCCAGGAGCAAAGCCAACAGCAAAATGGACCAAACTTGTCAAGTTTGCATAGTTCCTTACCTGCTCCACACAGCAGGAACACAGCTTTTCTTCAGCAAGTACAACCAGCAGGCTGTGTTAAGAAGCACGTGCTTTCGGTCCCAACTCCAGTTCCTGTACAGCAACAG GAAAATGAGATTCTGCAGCAAGTAACAGCACTGAGGAGGGAAGGTTTATGGCCTCTGAAACGTCTGCCCAAACTCCAAGAGGCCCCACGGCACAAATCACACCATGACTATCTTTTGGAAGAAACGCAGTGGATGGCAACTGATTTTGTTCAAGAAAGAAGGTGGAAGATAACAACTGCCAAGAGA CTGATTTTAAGTGTGGCTCGTCATCACGAGGATATGATACTTCATaaggaaaaatgcaagaaaagagaagagaagcaacTGAGGACTGTTGCTGCTTTTACTGCTAGAGAAATTGAACATTTCTGGTCCACCATTAAACAG GTGGTAGATTTAAAACTGCAAGTAGAGttagaagagaggaggaagaaagtatTAAACTCACAGAACATCTCAGAAAAAG AAATAAGAGACTGCTTGAATAAGAAAGAGAGCCTTCAGAAGGAAGTGGTGCTTCCAGAACTTCTCACATCTACTGTAAAGAAATACACGAGAGATTTAGCAGACACCGCTGCTGTTGCGGAAGCGTTGTTACCCAAAGGCAGTGCTCAAATCACAACAGTAGTAAAAAGTGATGCTCCGTCTTTATGGTGCGGCACTCTTGGAGAGTATCAGAAGACTGGACTAGAGTGGTTGGGAAAGCTGTATAAGATGAACCTCAGTGGCATTCTGGCTGATGAAGCTGGACTTGGAAAAACAGTGCAAGTTTTTTTTGCACACCTGGCATGTAATGAAG GTAACTGGGGTCCTATTCTTGTTTCACGAAACTTTAATGTGCTGAAGTGGGAGATTGAACTGAAATACTGGTGTCCTGCTTTGAAAATTCTTCTGTATCTTGGGAACCCaggagaactttttaaaaaaag TCATCATCATTTACTCTTGATGGATACGCTTCTGCCTACTGCCTTAAAGGATCTGTGGGCCATGGCCCGTTTCCTGATTCCAGGGATTTCCCAGTCCTATCTGGATTTTACGAAG GTAGTGCAGTCATTTATTTTGCGGAGGTCGAAAATTCATGTTGAGAAGCAGTTACCAAGGAGATACGAGCAGGTGCTTACATGTACTTTTTCTAATTGGCAGAAGTCAATGTATAAAGACTTCTTGTCTAAACCAAGGTACATCTGTTGA
- the PUS1 gene encoding pseudouridylate synthase 1 homolog isoform X1: MLRLRWGLRVVSCGLSAPRSAACGRPRLRSVLTMAEDLRAAVASQTKRRNGSSEVAERLEENGHPNKRLRRDADEEDAEERNKKSPKRKIVLLMAYSGKGYHGMQRNVGSSQFKTIEDDLVSALVQSGCIPENHGEDMKKMSFQRCARTDKGVSAAGQIVSLKVRLIDDILEKINNHLPSHIRILGLKRVTGGFNSKNKCDARTYSYMLPTFAFAHKDHDVQEEVYRLDRETLEKVNKLLACYKGTHNFHNFTSQKGPRDPSAKRYIMEMYCGEPFVREDIEFAVIKVKGQSFMMHQIRKMIGLVIAIVKGYAAESIIELSWGEEKVDVPKAPGLGLVLERVHFEKYNRRFGNDGLHEPLEWTEEEEKIAVFKEQYIYPTIINTEREEKSMVNWLNTLSIHDFNSSVVGMQANNKNSKNSSDLEGSDGCADDSD; this comes from the exons ATGCTGCGGCTGCGGTGGGGCCTGAGGGTTGTGAGCTGCGGCCTCTCCGCCCCGCGGAGCGCGGCGTGCGGCCGGCCCCGGCTGCGCAGC GTCCTCACAATGGCTGAGGATTTGAGAGCAGCGGTTGCCAGCCAGACGAAGAGACGGAACGGCAGCAGTGAGGTGGCTGAAAGGCTAGAAGAAAATGGGCATCCAAATAAAAGGCTGAGGAGAGATGCGGATGAGGAAGATGCGGAGGAGCGGAATAAAAAGTCGCCCAAAAGGAAGATTGTGTTGTTGATGGCATATTCGGGGAAAGGCTACCATGGGATGCAA AGAAACGTGGGATCCTCACAGTTCAAGACAATTGAAGATGACTTAGTGTCTGCCCTTGTTCAGTCAGGCTGCATCCCAGAAAACCATGGGGAAGATatgaagaaaatgtcttttcagcGGTGTGCTCGAACGGATAAG GGTGTGTCTGCAGCTGGACAGATTGTGTCGCTAAAGGTCAGGCTAATAGATGACATCTTAGAAAAGATCAATAACCATCTTCCTTCTCACATCAGAATTCTGG gTCTGAAGAGAGTCACTGGGGGATTCAACTCCAAGAACAAATGTGATGCCAGAACCTACTCTTACATGCTGCCAACATTTGCCTTTGCCCATAAAGACCACGATGTGCAAGAAGAGGTTTATCGACTGGACAGAGAGACCCTTGAAAAAGTCAATAAACTGCTTGCGTGCTATAAAGGAACGCACAACTTCCACAACTTCACATCTCAGAAGGGACCCAGGGACCCCAGTGCCAAGCGGTACATAATGGAGATGTACTGTGGAGAGCCATTCGTGAGGGAAGACATAGAATTTGCAGTGATCAAAGTGAAAGGTCAGAGTTTCATGATGCACCAAATAAGGAAGATGATTGGGCTGGTGATAGCTATTGTGAAAGGTTATGCTGCCGAGTCTATCATAGAgctcagctggggagaggagaaagtAGATGTCCCCAAAGCTCCAGGACTTGGGCTGGTCTTGGAAAGAGTACACTTTGAAAAATACAACAGACGTTTTGGAAATGACGGGCTGCATGAGCCACTGGAgtggacagaggaggaggagaagattgcTGTTTTCAAAGAGCAGTACATCTATCCTACCATTATCAAcacagaaagggaagagaaatccaTGGTGAACTGGCTAAACACCCTCTCCATTCATGACTTCAACTCTTCGGTTGTTGGGATGCAAGCTAACAACAAAAATTCAAAG AACAGCAGCGATCTCGAAGGCAGTGATGGTTGTGCTGATGATTCCGACTGa
- the LOC143167688 gene encoding E1A-binding protein p400-like isoform X2 — MPPVPQVAQQISQEQSQQQNGPNLSSLHSSLPAPHSRNTAFLQQVQPAGCVKKHVLSVPTPVPVQQQLILSVARHHEDMILHKEKCKKREEKQLRTVAAFTAREIEHFWSTIKQVVDLKLQVELEERRKKVLNSQNISEKEIRDCLNKKESLQKEVVLPELLTSTVKKYTRDLADTAAVAEALLPKGSAQITTVVKSDAPSLWCGTLGEYQKTGLEWLGKLYKMNLSGILADEAGLGKTVQVFFAHLACNEGNWGPILVSRNFNVLKWEIELKYWCPALKILLYLGNPGELFKKSHHHLLLMDTLLPTALKDLWAMARFLIPGISQSYLDFTKGAIEEKRQLKEHLDRIHFGNERRCSRPPLYGRDLLEICSWIGERKISQHCSARTNKWCWAGFANCLPYSSTSEVLKNPLQELILTVKQQGIALKDVVTRQDGSSGCLASEAESKRTSCVGFDADDSSA, encoded by the exons ATGCCTCCTGTTCCTCAAGTGGCTCAACAGATTAGCCAGGAGCAAAGCCAACAGCAAAATGGACCAAACTTGTCAAGTTTGCATAGTTCCTTACCTGCTCCACACAGCAGGAACACAGCTTTTCTTCAGCAAGTACAACCAGCAGGCTGTGTTAAGAAGCACGTGCTTTCGGTCCCAACTCCAGTTCCTGTACAGCAACAG CTGATTTTAAGTGTGGCTCGTCATCACGAGGATATGATACTTCATaaggaaaaatgcaagaaaagagaagagaagcaacTGAGGACTGTTGCTGCTTTTACTGCTAGAGAAATTGAACATTTCTGGTCCACCATTAAACAG GTGGTAGATTTAAAACTGCAAGTAGAGttagaagagaggaggaagaaagtatTAAACTCACAGAACATCTCAGAAAAAG AAATAAGAGACTGCTTGAATAAGAAAGAGAGCCTTCAGAAGGAAGTGGTGCTTCCAGAACTTCTCACATCTACTGTAAAGAAATACACGAGAGATTTAGCAGACACCGCTGCTGTTGCGGAAGCGTTGTTACCCAAAGGCAGTGCTCAAATCACAACAGTAGTAAAAAGTGATGCTCCGTCTTTATGGTGCGGCACTCTTGGAGAGTATCAGAAGACTGGACTAGAGTGGTTGGGAAAGCTGTATAAGATGAACCTCAGTGGCATTCTGGCTGATGAAGCTGGACTTGGAAAAACAGTGCAAGTTTTTTTTGCACACCTGGCATGTAATGAAG GTAACTGGGGTCCTATTCTTGTTTCACGAAACTTTAATGTGCTGAAGTGGGAGATTGAACTGAAATACTGGTGTCCTGCTTTGAAAATTCTTCTGTATCTTGGGAACCCaggagaactttttaaaaaaag TCATCATCATTTACTCTTGATGGATACGCTTCTGCCTACTGCCTTAAAGGATCTGTGGGCCATGGCCCGTTTCCTGATTCCAGGGATTTCCCAGTCCTATCTGGATTTTACGAAG GGCGCcatagaagaaaaaagacaactaaaAGAACACCTGGACAGAATACATTTTGGGAATGAGCGTCGTTGTTCCAGACCCCCCCTGTATGGCAGAGACTTGTTGGAAATTTGCTCTTGGATCGgtgaaagaaaaatctctcagCATTGTTCTGCCAGGACTAACAAATGGTGCTGGGCTGGCTTTGCAAATTGCCTTCCATATTCAAGTACTTCAGAGGTTCTAAAGAATCCATTGCAAGAACTCATTCTGACAGTGAAGCAGCAAGGGATCGCCCTGAAGGATGTTGTTACGAG GCAAGATGGAAGCTCTGGCTGTCTTGCTTCAGAAGCTGAAAGCAAGAGGACATCGTGTGTTGGTTTTGACGCAGATGATTCCAGTGCTTGA